One genomic segment of Candidatus Berkiella aquae includes these proteins:
- a CDS encoding efflux RND transporter periplasmic adaptor subunit, which translates to MKINRLFSIIAWILMMQMSQALAQVTMQITNSKPLEKILYDGNLLAVNLLEIQSPANGMLLKKHVHFGDKVSQGQVLFEFASQELQAQLFEASMAVIENKEAYLKLRDWEQSYEMMQANSQMDKAYHELARTEVRFQQTKKLYQSGIVAKEECLLDERFYKDSQQHYQNAKRQLAQIKEKANATALKLAELKLKQAQNKEAMLQNKIAALIVRSPMSGTVLAPHVEGTKQVFALYPQKPFQEREVIAWLADMSSLCISVKVDEFDIVRLQKGQQAKVVLAAFSTHSLAGKIMDISVQNNPANGTRQAMVYDVKVALDVIPEEIQNKLLIGMTASIQLEERLPEGLWIDKTAIHYENDEPYVNVIHDQTSTKQKVVLGDNVKNEVRVIKGLAVGDRIVLHG; encoded by the coding sequence ATGAAAATAAATAGATTGTTTAGCATTATCGCGTGGATATTGATGATGCAAATGAGTCAAGCATTGGCACAAGTGACAATGCAAATAACCAATAGCAAACCATTAGAAAAAATATTGTACGATGGTAATTTGTTAGCAGTAAATCTTCTGGAAATACAAAGCCCAGCAAATGGTATGTTACTAAAAAAGCACGTGCATTTTGGCGACAAAGTCAGTCAAGGGCAAGTTCTTTTTGAGTTCGCTTCTCAAGAATTACAAGCACAGCTTTTTGAGGCAAGTATGGCAGTGATTGAAAATAAAGAAGCTTATTTGAAATTGCGAGATTGGGAACAAAGTTATGAAATGATGCAAGCTAATTCACAGATGGACAAAGCTTATCATGAACTGGCGAGAACAGAAGTTAGATTTCAGCAAACCAAGAAATTATATCAAAGCGGGATTGTTGCAAAAGAAGAATGCTTGTTAGATGAGCGCTTTTATAAAGATAGCCAGCAGCATTATCAAAATGCTAAAAGACAATTAGCACAAATCAAGGAAAAAGCAAATGCAACCGCATTAAAATTGGCTGAATTAAAACTGAAACAAGCGCAAAATAAAGAAGCAATGCTGCAAAACAAGATAGCCGCTTTAATTGTGCGCTCCCCTATGTCAGGAACAGTGCTTGCACCTCATGTTGAGGGAACAAAGCAAGTTTTTGCGCTATATCCGCAAAAACCCTTTCAAGAGAGAGAAGTCATCGCATGGCTAGCAGATATGTCTTCATTATGTATCTCTGTAAAAGTAGATGAATTTGATATTGTAAGATTACAGAAAGGTCAACAAGCAAAGGTTGTGCTGGCTGCATTTTCAACGCATAGCTTAGCTGGAAAAATAATGGATATATCCGTGCAAAATAATCCAGCGAATGGAACTCGCCAAGCAATGGTTTATGATGTCAAAGTTGCATTAGATGTCATTCCAGAAGAGATACAAAATAAGTTGTTGATAGGAATGACCGCAAGCATTCAACTGGAAGAGCGTTTGCCCGAGGGATTGTGGATAGATAAAACTGCAATTCATTATGAAAATGATGAACCTTATGTCAACGTAATACATGATCAAACGTCCACAAAGCAAAAAGTAGTCTTGGGAGATAATGTTAAAAATGAGGTAAGAGTTATTAAAGGATTAGCGGTAGGGGATAGGATAGTATTACATGGTTAG
- a CDS encoding MFS transporter, translating into MQNNNVKPPYSSLRPWFIWGLAAFFFFAHYVVRVTPGHISEVLQAAFVQTSKYEFGVLGSAFYLPYVLMQMPVGYLVDRFGSRTLLTIAVFICSASSLIFASAQVIGTAMISRVLLGFCSATAFIGALKLITVWFEPKQLALLVGITQALGMIGGATGAHLAPYLNDVIGWQSMFHLYGIVFFALAILIFCVIRNSPSSIQNNIGSKSDKLPNKATFAQIKAVLFNRYTWINALYAGLIYAPTDVLGELWGKEFLQKIHHLNPYTASHAISFLFIGWAIGGPCAGWLADHWGRKPVMILSAIMGTILLPLVFYVPGIPMGFIMLILFLYGVSNTGLIASYTTAGELHSKELGGFSMAIANMLSVLLGSLLMPVLGLLLDWHASSHLAADGTMLHTVVDYQRSTLILPLCLFLAIFCAFFTKETLVKAKS; encoded by the coding sequence GTGCAAAATAATAATGTTAAACCGCCTTATTCCTCTTTGCGCCCTTGGTTTATTTGGGGGCTAGCAGCCTTCTTCTTTTTCGCACATTATGTGGTAAGGGTTACACCTGGCCATATCAGTGAAGTCTTACAAGCGGCTTTTGTACAAACTTCCAAATATGAGTTTGGTGTTTTGGGCTCCGCCTTTTATTTACCTTACGTATTGATGCAAATGCCTGTTGGCTACTTAGTCGATCGTTTTGGTTCAAGAACATTACTAACCATTGCTGTGTTCATTTGCAGTGCTAGCTCACTCATTTTCGCCAGCGCCCAAGTGATTGGTACGGCAATGATATCTCGTGTTTTACTCGGCTTCTGCTCGGCGACTGCCTTTATTGGTGCCTTAAAGCTGATTACCGTTTGGTTCGAGCCCAAGCAACTTGCATTGTTAGTAGGTATTACTCAAGCCTTAGGCATGATAGGTGGCGCAACCGGTGCACACCTTGCACCTTATTTAAATGATGTCATCGGTTGGCAGAGTATGTTTCATCTGTATGGTATTGTCTTTTTTGCATTGGCTATTCTTATTTTTTGTGTTATCCGCAACAGTCCAAGCAGTATTCAAAATAACATTGGTAGTAAAAGCGATAAACTTCCCAATAAAGCAACTTTTGCACAAATCAAAGCTGTCCTCTTTAATCGTTATACCTGGATTAATGCACTCTATGCAGGTTTAATTTACGCACCAACCGATGTATTAGGTGAGCTTTGGGGTAAAGAATTTTTACAAAAAATCCATCATTTGAATCCTTATACTGCTTCTCATGCTATTTCCTTTTTATTCATTGGCTGGGCAATCGGTGGACCTTGTGCGGGTTGGTTGGCCGATCATTGGGGTCGTAAACCGGTCATGATTTTATCTGCCATCATGGGTACGATTTTATTACCCCTTGTTTTTTATGTTCCCGGCATTCCGATGGGCTTTATCATGCTTATCTTATTCCTCTATGGCGTGAGTAATACTGGCCTTATCGCAAGCTATACCACAGCCGGTGAATTACATTCAAAAGAACTAGGTGGTTTTTCAATGGCTATCGCCAATATGCTATCTGTTTTACTCGGTTCATTGTTAATGCCAGTATTGGGCTTGTTATTGGATTGGCATGCGTCAAGTCACTTAGCTGCAGATGGAACAATGTTGCATACTGTCGTTGATTATCAACGTTCTACCCTCATACTGCCACTATGCTTATTCTTGGCTATCTTCTGTGCATTCTTTACCAAAGAAACTTTGGTAAAGGCAAAAAGCTAG
- a CDS encoding mechanosensitive ion channel family protein, whose amino-acid sequence MLTKVGSSLPAILMSILIFALFWFLAKFCTSLIQRLALKSTPQKQPVFLVFTIATRIAILLVGAITALGSAGVNVSAMVASLGLSGLAIGLASKDAFSNLMAGIMVLLYQPFKIGDNIQVGEHNGTVTKMSLRYTHLQGDNKEILIPNASLLTNNIIICGKI is encoded by the coding sequence ATGTTAACTAAGGTGGGTAGCTCTCTTCCTGCCATTTTAATGAGCATTCTTATTTTTGCGTTGTTTTGGTTTTTAGCAAAATTTTGTACCTCACTCATACAACGTTTGGCTCTTAAAAGTACGCCTCAAAAACAACCGGTATTCTTGGTATTCACCATCGCAACAAGAATCGCTATCTTGTTAGTTGGTGCGATTACCGCATTAGGCTCTGCAGGTGTGAATGTCAGCGCGATGGTTGCAAGCCTTGGACTGTCAGGACTCGCCATTGGTCTTGCCTCCAAAGATGCTTTCTCCAATCTCATGGCAGGTATTATGGTATTGCTTTATCAACCTTTTAAAATCGGTGATAACATTCAAGTTGGTGAACATAACGGCACCGTTACAAAGATGAGTTTACGCTACACTCACTTGCAAGGTGACAATAAAGAAATCTTAATCCCGAATGCATCCCTTTTAACCAACAATATAATAATTTGTGGGAAAATATGA
- a CDS encoding MFS transporter: MQRSPWQVGIISLGTLLEWAEYTFYGYMALTLSTLFFPSSDPKLALIKTFGIFSAGYIMRPLGAIIFGAVGDNLGRKPALMSSLLLMGFATFTIGCLPTYATIGIKAPLLLLLMRLLQGLAISGEYNGAGIFLVEKSSSNPCLAGSWVSASAAAGMVVGGVAALLVNHPLAPSWAWRVPFLLGGLSCFLGLVCRNRLSESPHFSPNNPITKQHLWPMLMQYKHSFVFAGAIAAFTGVFVYICNIYIVVFLKKVVHLPMNDATMFAIFGEIIVAIMIPIMAYVADKTHPYRQYQMGLCLVALFCPIIFALCYSAHYGLILLAMVLYGVLNGVVCGPMVKILCDQFPARIRYTGVSFAWSFAAAIFSGTAPLVAEILTTRFDWALGPSIYVSVIALFTYGMSKLLYRFSMPETAVVQLKHS, translated from the coding sequence ATGCAACGTTCACCTTGGCAAGTAGGGATCATTTCTTTAGGAACATTACTAGAGTGGGCTGAATATACTTTCTACGGGTATATGGCGCTCACTTTATCAACGCTGTTCTTTCCAAGCAGTGATCCAAAATTAGCCCTGATTAAAACATTTGGTATTTTCTCAGCCGGCTATATCATGCGTCCGTTAGGTGCGATTATTTTCGGTGCAGTAGGCGATAACCTCGGTAGAAAACCTGCCTTAATGTCGTCTTTACTACTGATGGGATTTGCGACCTTTACAATTGGTTGCTTGCCAACGTATGCCACGATTGGCATCAAGGCCCCCTTACTACTACTGTTAATGCGCTTATTGCAAGGACTTGCTATCAGCGGCGAATATAATGGCGCGGGTATTTTCCTCGTTGAAAAATCGTCATCCAATCCTTGTCTTGCTGGAAGCTGGGTCAGCGCAAGTGCAGCTGCTGGCATGGTTGTTGGAGGCGTTGCTGCATTACTGGTCAATCATCCTCTTGCGCCCTCATGGGCTTGGCGTGTGCCTTTTCTGTTAGGGGGTTTAAGTTGTTTTCTGGGCCTTGTGTGTCGAAACCGCTTAAGCGAATCCCCGCATTTTTCACCCAACAACCCCATCACCAAGCAGCATTTATGGCCCATGCTCATGCAATATAAACATTCCTTTGTTTTTGCAGGCGCTATTGCTGCTTTTACAGGGGTATTTGTCTACATTTGCAATATTTATATTGTGGTTTTTTTAAAGAAAGTAGTTCACCTGCCTATGAACGATGCAACAATGTTCGCTATTTTTGGAGAAATTATTGTTGCTATTATGATCCCTATCATGGCTTATGTCGCCGATAAAACGCATCCCTATCGCCAATATCAAATGGGTTTGTGTCTTGTCGCATTGTTTTGCCCCATTATCTTTGCACTTTGCTACAGCGCTCATTACGGGCTCATTCTGCTAGCCATGGTACTTTATGGTGTACTCAATGGCGTTGTTTGTGGCCCCATGGTTAAAATTTTATGCGATCAATTCCCTGCTAGAATTCGTTATACCGGTGTCTCATTTGCATGGAGCTTTGCTGCTGCCATTTTTTCAGGAACAGCCCCCTTGGTTGCAGAGATATTAACCACCCGTTTTGATTGGGCATTAGGTCCTAGTATCTACGTTTCTGTTATCGCACTGTTTACTTATGGTATGAGTAAACTGCTCTATCGCTTTTCAATGCCTGAAACAGCAGTTGTGCAGCTAAAGCATTCATAA
- a CDS encoding FtsX-like permease family protein: MMFKYWLKEGWDLFRFYRLRLLLSLASIMVGIGAVSALCSINQIVAINSEAVLAKYGSSRFITTLTPMTLVEKKQAEQHLKVGSIGDWCWQQRHELTIIPYMVSTFKSDKIVVGTINGIEKHLQWPIAQGRALHRLDEKSKVAVIGQGLAAKLGATLSLEGQYFEVVGILAPVEPNPLLEFDPNQAIFIGIEMLARLKAIPFVDSFIVQADHTTLSDAQHIFKTKVRAWFGIQSLFIRDATLFAQVLHKQVNMTVKMLKMIALTTLLLGMLSIINLLVILIDERKKEIGLRLALGATPWAVFWQFLREITFLCCFGAIGGIVFGHLAAYIIVMKLGLTYHFGWFSWVVGLPVSMLMGIFAGIIPTLFAAQLHPVKLLNS; encoded by the coding sequence ATGATGTTTAAATATTGGCTAAAGGAAGGATGGGATTTATTTCGTTTCTATCGACTTCGTCTATTATTAAGTTTGGCAAGTATTATGGTTGGTATTGGTGCGGTCAGTGCGCTATGTTCCATTAATCAAATCGTTGCTATCAACAGTGAGGCTGTCTTAGCTAAATATGGTTCGTCTCGTTTCATTACAACGCTAACCCCGATGACCCTCGTTGAAAAAAAACAAGCTGAACAACATTTAAAGGTTGGTAGCATCGGTGATTGGTGCTGGCAGCAAAGGCATGAATTAACCATTATTCCCTATATGGTATCAACATTTAAATCAGATAAAATCGTTGTGGGCACCATCAATGGTATTGAGAAGCATTTACAATGGCCCATTGCGCAAGGTCGAGCCTTACATCGTTTAGATGAGAAATCCAAAGTGGCTGTCATTGGCCAAGGATTGGCTGCAAAACTCGGCGCTACCTTAAGTTTAGAGGGACAGTATTTTGAAGTAGTTGGTATTTTAGCGCCGGTAGAGCCTAATCCTTTATTGGAATTTGACCCAAACCAAGCTATTTTTATTGGGATAGAAATGCTCGCACGGCTAAAAGCCATCCCCTTCGTTGATTCTTTTATCGTTCAAGCTGACCATACAACCTTGTCAGATGCGCAACATATATTTAAGACCAAGGTGAGAGCATGGTTTGGTATTCAATCCCTATTTATCCGAGATGCGACACTTTTTGCACAAGTTTTGCACAAGCAAGTTAATATGACGGTAAAGATGCTTAAAATGATAGCGCTAACCACCTTATTACTCGGGATGCTTTCAATCATTAATCTGTTGGTTATTTTGATTGATGAAAGGAAAAAGGAAATTGGTTTACGGCTTGCATTAGGTGCAACCCCTTGGGCCGTTTTTTGGCAATTTTTACGAGAAATTACCTTTTTATGTTGTTTTGGCGCTATTGGGGGGATTGTTTTTGGTCATTTGGCCGCCTATATTATAGTGATGAAGTTAGGTTTAACCTATCATTTTGGCTGGTTTTCCTGGGTAGTTGGTCTGCCGGTGTCGATGCTCATGGGCATATTTGCGGGGATCATCCCGACTTTATTTGCTGCTCAGTTACACCCCGTCAAACTACTCAATAGCTAA
- a CDS encoding TolC family protein translates to MERLFVLVILLLTFSLEAKSLDLHEAIHIALENNLELKFAKFDETLRLHQLKILRQKFNPQLFFNASATIHHETYFQENFDEKKIHTYPSVKMMTPYGTQLEIFTEQNVGFERYQKSSGTALRISIEQPLLQGRRKLVNTWEINNAIILNDIQQLLFQQTQEQVIYQVIVDFRALQLCSENVTLQEHWLKNAKQFYQNMQEKVVAGRVAVNDLNAALLQVKQAEINLNQAQFEQTQAKRRLIENLHLTDESITFKLDEPKMSESRWSLPKVIDEVIANDIEGKVLTLNKERVAHQLVIAKDQNLPHLKLRGDWTVGRYHIYGEKADEFSDETVFGYPFVHDNGNYTAQMLLNIPLSDKQQRYHRILAARSEIEKLEYESQHHHLRMKNFATSLLEQIQVKKRQLQLAQESLKLAQKNYNDTLLKLEVGRSSLFEMVNQQERLLRAQMAKNANQIAYYNSVANLELNAGRLAKNWLGTA, encoded by the coding sequence ATGGAGCGACTCTTCGTTCTTGTTATTTTGCTGTTAACATTCTCGCTTGAGGCGAAATCGCTTGATTTGCATGAGGCTATTCATATTGCACTTGAAAATAATCTTGAACTTAAGTTTGCGAAATTTGATGAAACGTTACGTTTACATCAGCTTAAGATTTTAAGGCAGAAATTCAATCCGCAGCTTTTTTTTAATGCAAGCGCGACGATTCACCATGAAACGTATTTTCAAGAAAATTTTGATGAAAAGAAAATACATACCTACCCCTCTGTAAAAATGATGACACCCTATGGTACGCAACTCGAAATATTTACAGAACAAAACGTAGGATTTGAACGTTATCAGAAAAGTTCCGGCACTGCTTTGCGAATTTCGATTGAACAACCTTTATTGCAAGGTCGACGCAAACTCGTGAATACCTGGGAAATTAATAATGCAATCATTCTCAACGACATTCAGCAATTGCTTTTTCAACAAACACAAGAGCAAGTGATCTATCAAGTGATTGTTGATTTTCGTGCGTTACAATTGTGTTCTGAAAATGTGACATTACAGGAACATTGGCTAAAGAATGCAAAACAGTTCTATCAGAATATGCAAGAAAAAGTTGTGGCAGGGCGCGTTGCTGTCAATGATTTAAATGCAGCATTATTACAAGTAAAACAAGCTGAGATAAATTTAAACCAAGCGCAATTTGAGCAGACTCAAGCAAAACGTAGATTAATAGAGAATTTACATTTAACGGATGAATCTATCACTTTTAAACTCGATGAACCCAAGATGAGTGAGTCTCGATGGTCTTTGCCAAAGGTGATTGATGAGGTGATTGCCAATGATATTGAAGGAAAAGTACTTACTTTAAATAAAGAACGTGTGGCGCATCAGTTAGTCATTGCTAAAGATCAAAATCTTCCCCATCTTAAATTAAGAGGGGATTGGACAGTTGGGCGTTACCATATCTACGGTGAAAAAGCGGATGAGTTTAGCGACGAAACAGTGTTTGGTTATCCTTTTGTTCATGATAATGGGAATTATACAGCTCAAATGTTGTTGAATATTCCATTGAGTGATAAACAACAAAGATATCATCGAATTTTGGCTGCCCGTAGTGAAATTGAAAAACTAGAATATGAATCTCAGCATCATCATTTGCGAATGAAAAATTTTGCTACTAGCCTATTAGAACAAATTCAAGTCAAAAAAAGGCAACTTCAGCTTGCACAAGAATCTTTGAAATTAGCTCAAAAAAATTATAATGACACACTTTTAAAGTTAGAAGTGGGACGCAGTTCACTTTTTGAGATGGTCAATCAACAAGAACGTTTGTTAAGAGCGCAGATGGCAAAGAATGCCAACCAAATAGCTTATTACAATAGCGTCGCAAATTTAGAATTAAATGCCGGGCGATTAGCAAAAAATTGGTTAGGGACAGCATGA
- a CDS encoding class II glutamine amidotransferase, which produces MCELLGMSSNTPADICFSFSGLMQRGGKTGPHKDGWGIAFYEGRGCRTFHDPFPSADSEIAKLVKNYPIKSRNVICHIRKANSGKVCLENTHPFVRELWGRNWCYAHNGQLRGIKKKLKLAHFEPVGTTDSEYAFCWLLDQIYSKYPKPPKQDGKIALLIKELCHSLSQFGVFNILMCDSKYLYAHCSTKLAWVTRKAPFGKAKLVDEDLSIDFCHRMSPDDVITVLATEPLTANETWQRAQKGDFLVFKDGLQLSIK; this is translated from the coding sequence ATGTGTGAATTGTTAGGCATGAGTTCTAATACCCCTGCGGATATTTGCTTTAGTTTTTCAGGACTAATGCAGCGTGGTGGTAAAACAGGTCCTCATAAAGATGGTTGGGGAATTGCCTTTTATGAAGGGAGGGGGTGCCGAACTTTTCATGACCCTTTTCCAAGCGCTGATTCTGAAATTGCCAAACTTGTTAAAAATTACCCCATTAAAAGTCGCAATGTGATTTGTCATATTCGTAAAGCTAACAGTGGGAAAGTCTGTTTGGAGAATACCCATCCTTTTGTCAGAGAGCTTTGGGGACGTAATTGGTGTTACGCTCATAACGGGCAATTAAGGGGCATCAAAAAGAAATTGAAGTTAGCACATTTTGAACCGGTTGGAACGACAGACAGTGAATATGCTTTTTGTTGGTTGCTTGATCAGATTTATAGCAAATATCCTAAACCTCCCAAGCAAGATGGAAAAATAGCATTACTCATTAAAGAATTATGCCATTCGCTTTCGCAGTTTGGGGTTTTTAACATTTTAATGTGTGATTCTAAATACCTTTATGCACATTGTTCAACTAAATTAGCTTGGGTAACTCGCAAGGCACCCTTTGGTAAAGCAAAATTAGTCGATGAAGATTTATCAATCGATTTTTGCCATAGAATGTCACCTGATGATGTCATCACCGTATTAGCAACGGAACCTTTAACAGCTAATGAAACTTGGCAGCGTGCACAAAAAGGGGATTTTTTGGTTTTTAAAGATGGTTTGCAATTATCAATTAAATAG
- the glpD gene encoding glycerol-3-phosphate dehydrogenase — MYTESFYDVVVIGGGINGTGIAADAAGRGLSVLLCEQNDLASATSSVSSKLIHGGLRYLEDYNFALVKESLKEREILIKTAPHLVHPLRFIVPYNQLRRSFWLIRLGLFIYDMFGYGPRFQRSKTLFLAPNDPHNPLKRSIRKGFVYSDATVDDARLVITTALRLARAGGTVANYTRCISATRLTDHWQLQLQNQLNQQIYTIECKALVNAGGPFAEEILHSVLKLQSPSRLKLVKGSHIIVPKLHNGDEAYVLQHKDGRVIFVIPYLKQFTLIGTTEILYHGSPQKAKISLAEMEYLCEIVNDYFHHAIKPDQIIHSWSGVRALVDDQTTSMSNNTREYRLELQLDERGNLPLLNVLGGKLTTYRALAEKAMDKLAPFFSQMGGHWTSLCPLPGGDFPEAEFSAFLETLAQDFSWLPTQLALRYAHNYGTLIYHLLKGVNQLSDLGCHFGHGLYEKEVIYLIEKEWARSLDDILWRRTKLGLFISVQEQLELQQWLEKYFHTYYKKAI, encoded by the coding sequence TTGTACACCGAAAGCTTCTATGATGTGGTCGTCATTGGTGGCGGTATCAATGGCACAGGAATTGCTGCCGATGCGGCGGGCCGAGGGCTTTCCGTATTACTGTGTGAACAAAATGATTTAGCCAGCGCAACCTCTTCTGTGAGCAGCAAATTGATTCACGGTGGCTTACGCTACTTGGAAGATTATAACTTTGCTTTGGTAAAAGAATCGCTGAAAGAAAGAGAAATCTTAATTAAAACGGCTCCTCATTTAGTCCATCCTTTGCGTTTTATTGTTCCCTATAATCAACTCCGTCGGTCATTTTGGTTAATACGCTTAGGACTCTTTATTTATGATATGTTTGGATATGGGCCCCGTTTTCAACGTTCGAAGACACTCTTTTTGGCTCCTAATGATCCACACAATCCATTAAAACGTTCCATTCGTAAAGGTTTTGTCTATTCTGATGCCACGGTAGATGATGCAAGACTCGTTATCACCACTGCGTTACGTTTAGCAAGAGCCGGAGGAACCGTTGCCAACTACACCCGCTGTATCAGTGCAACGAGACTTACTGATCATTGGCAATTGCAACTTCAGAATCAACTCAATCAACAAATTTATACGATTGAATGCAAAGCTTTAGTGAATGCAGGTGGCCCTTTTGCAGAAGAGATTTTACATTCTGTACTTAAGCTACAAAGCCCTTCTAGACTTAAATTAGTCAAAGGCAGTCATATTATTGTTCCGAAATTGCATAATGGCGACGAAGCTTATGTTTTGCAACATAAAGATGGACGAGTCATTTTCGTCATACCTTATTTAAAACAGTTTACTTTAATCGGTACAACGGAAATTCTATATCATGGTTCACCGCAAAAAGCGAAAATCAGTTTAGCTGAAATGGAATATCTCTGCGAAATTGTGAATGATTATTTCCATCATGCCATAAAACCTGATCAAATTATCCATTCTTGGTCTGGCGTTCGTGCATTAGTCGATGACCAGACCACCAGCATGTCTAATAATACCCGAGAATATAGACTTGAGTTACAACTCGATGAACGAGGCAATCTTCCTCTTTTAAATGTATTAGGCGGAAAATTGACCACTTACCGTGCACTCGCTGAAAAAGCCATGGACAAACTTGCGCCCTTCTTCAGCCAAATGGGAGGGCATTGGACAAGTCTGTGCCCCTTACCAGGTGGTGATTTTCCGGAAGCAGAATTTTCAGCATTTCTAGAAACCTTGGCCCAAGACTTCTCCTGGTTACCAACACAACTTGCATTACGTTATGCACATAATTATGGCACTTTGATTTATCATCTTTTAAAAGGGGTGAATCAGCTGAGTGATCTTGGATGCCATTTTGGCCATGGTCTCTATGAAAAAGAGGTTATCTATCTTATTGAAAAAGAGTGGGCTCGTAGTTTAGATGATATTTTATGGCGTAGAACAAAATTAGGGTTATTTATATCGGTGCAAGAACAGCTTGAATTACAACAATGGCTTGAGAAGTATTTTCACACATACTATAAAAAAGCTATTTAA
- a CDS encoding ATP-binding cassette domain-containing protein translates to MVRLEGITKQYPKAPLPVYHHFNLHLPENQSMALMGSSGSGKTTLLYILGLLDSPCHGHYYFEGKELFALTSAEKARFRNAHLGFVFQAHLLIPHLSVLQNLMLPLLYRGISPLEAKQRARMQLKLLELAFLEDRLPSQLSGGQQQRVAILRALIGEPKLLLADEPTSALDDATKQEILTILFSLQQKLKFSMVIATHDATIAKRCDKLLMVGL, encoded by the coding sequence ATGGTTAGGTTAGAAGGAATAACAAAACAATATCCTAAGGCACCTTTGCCAGTTTATCACCATTTTAACTTACATTTGCCAGAGAATCAGTCGATGGCGTTGATGGGATCATCGGGTTCTGGGAAAACAACGCTGCTTTATATATTAGGGTTATTAGATTCTCCTTGTCATGGACATTATTATTTTGAAGGGAAGGAACTATTCGCTTTGACCTCTGCTGAAAAAGCTCGCTTTCGTAATGCTCATTTGGGATTTGTTTTTCAGGCGCATTTACTGATTCCCCATTTGTCGGTATTACAGAACCTTATGCTACCCTTGCTTTATAGAGGTATTTCGCCGCTTGAAGCAAAGCAGCGCGCACGGATGCAATTAAAATTACTGGAATTAGCGTTTTTAGAAGATAGACTTCCTTCTCAACTTTCTGGTGGTCAACAGCAACGAGTTGCTATTTTAAGAGCCTTAATCGGTGAGCCTAAGTTGTTATTAGCAGATGAACCAACGTCAGCGTTAGATGATGCGACCAAACAGGAAATTTTAACGATATTATTTTCATTACAACAAAAATTGAAATTTTCGATGGTTATAGCAACACACGATGCCACCATTGCCAAGCGTTGCGACAAGCTTTTAATGGTGGGTTTATGA